The genomic window ggtTCTTTATCTTCATCTGACTCATCATCAATTTGATTCAACACCTGAACGAATAttcgttgttgttcttcaaatcgATCCATATGAATACGCACTTCTTCGTCAAAAGAATCCATATCCattgagttgaaaaaaaaaattaaacagatGATTAAGGTACAAAAGAGTGAGTAAAATAGAGTTAATGAGAAAATTAGGTGTGATTAAATTGAATTGAATAGGATGAATTTATAGGGAACGTGGGGGGTTCATAGCCGATATTTCACTATTTGATAACCGACGACTACAAGACCGACCGGTGGTAAAAAGACCGCTAACGGTCTTCTTAAGGCCAGTCGGTCTTTTCTCAACCGTTCGGTGGAGACTCGATCGCTTATGTTTTCTCCCATAGTGCCTCGGCCAGTTTGTCAGGCCAGCTGGCATGGCAAATGGAGGGTTTAGCATGTtgccataggaaccggcctaacAGTGTTTTAGTGCCGGAGTTGGAATAACCTAACAATTGTTGTAATTTGGGATTACTATAGGTTGTGTTTGATAAGAAAAAGGAAACAATTCCAAGTCAAAAATATATTTTAGACCTTGTTTTTTTGCAACTTTCATGGAAAAAAATTTGTAATCAAACGACAAAAAATACGAGTTCTATGTAATCAAGTCTTAGTGTCAAATACTAGGGGACAATGACATAGGAAGCTTGGGCATGGTGAACCCGTGCAACCTGTTGTCACATGTGGAGGGTTTACAGGCACAGTAGAATCCTGTCCACCTGTAAAATGCTCCAAGACTAAATAAAGTCAATACTCGTGCGATGAAAATAAAACTCGATCAATAATCTTCTTTAACTGAGATACGTAGTAACATTTCATTTTTTCTGCCTACCAGAAAGAATACGCTAAATTTACTCTGAAGTTAAAAAAAATGACATTTTCGTGTAAGAATTAAATTACAAATGGATAATGAATCATACTCCCCTCCTCTACTATATCTCAAAATTAGacacccaaaaaagaaaaaaggaaaaataaatctaCTGGAGGTGCAACTGCACCTGAGCGAAGATGAACCGGAACGGTGTTGCCAGTCAAACTTGAGACtttggagcattgcacaagcatgGTTTATGTTGTCATGCACCAACAGCCAATTTGCTGCAATAGACGTCGTCCTTGTCACAAAAAATTCTGAACAATAAAGGCAGCTTAAGTATCAATCTGGATCTATTTATTTTGATGCTGACGCAACTTCAATAGCACTCCCTAGAGGCCATGCAGCTTCCACCAAAGAATTCCCATATTTCACTTGCTTCACCAACGTGATGTCTTGCCATGGATCTAGACCTGTTttaggaaaaggaaaaaaaaggttCAGTAGCCATTCTGCCGTGTATCAAGGAACCTACTAGAACGATTACATGTTTGTGAACTTTAACATACCAAACCCATCAACGAGCAATGTGAACTGATACACAAGGTCCATGCATATATAGGGCAAGTTACCCTCCTCAACACGAGGGTAAGTAGTCTTGGCATCTTCTAGTTTCGTTTCACAAGCACGCTTAGCAGCTTCCTCAAAGTCAACGGGCCGGACTTTAGCAACCGGCAAGTTGGAATTAACAAAACCGGCCTGTATGTGGGAACATGATTTAGTCAGCATGTATAAGTAAAATACTTAAGTCTTGGGAATCAGCAAGTTGAATAGACGAAATGGATCAAGCATCCAGATCAGGGGAATGTTACCTCAGCTGCTCTGTCGAAGAAAAATGAGGCAACAAAGAGGTTCTTTTGTCCAtccccaccaccaccattccATATCCCACCAAATGTACACTTCATGTGAGTACATGTTGATTCATTAACTTGGAGAGCCTTGTAGGCTGCTCTCCTACACTTGTTCATGTTGGAACCGGAAGAAGTAGACGATGCATCAAATTCTGCTCCACCGTATTTGTACGAACCTTGGGGAAGAATTAACCATAACTTCTTCTAAGATACTAATTGAGGAACAGTCGAAACCGAAAGAAAGATAAAAGGTTGCTGCATTCACCAAGTAGTAAAAAGTCTAACTGCTCCTACATTTATGCTTTTCTTTTAAATCTCTCATGCAACGGTTGCAAGTGCTTGAAAAGAACTGGTTGCTTAATAATAAGGAACTAAGAAATGGGAAGAAAATGAAGCACCTATACTCTAGTATATATAAGCATATTTAATCCCATAGATTGTGCACCACGTGAAACCAATAGGAAGCGGCTTTAGACCTTTAACAGAATATGGCTTTACAGGAAGATCCAAACACAGGTAACTGAGGTAAGTGGACTAACAAATGTGAATCTGAGTCCAGATTAGGACCTCATCATGGATAAGGTGGACAGACAAAACAAGATACTGTGAGCACAAATTGTTTTCTCTAATTTCAGCTAATCATAGGATGGGACTGTGCATCTTATTTCATCTCATATAAAATGTAAAGATATTCCCTCTGCCCATCACATGCATTGCAAAATTGAAAATAGGAAAGCTAACGATTAACCAAAATCATCATAAGAAATGACGTGCATGGAAAATACATACCGCGAGAGCCAGTCAAGATGCACGGATTGCCAGAGCCCTCTGCTGCCTTCAGAATCTCAGCTCGAGCTGCTAATAAGCCATAACGCAAGTAGCTGCAACAATTGAATCAAACATGTTGCCATCTTAAAACGACGGTTCCCAATAGAAGAAATAAGGTGTTTCCATGGTTTCAGAACCCCAGCAAAGAGATTAATAGTCTGACCACGACAAATTTACAATCAGCGAAACGGTGAAATCATTATAGGAAGATATAAAACCTGTGAACATAAAGGTAATATTTGGTTCCTTTAAGAAACAGTTCCTTCACATATGTATCCTCCCCATCTGACAATTTGGGAGCTTTTGCAGCATCTTTCTCTGAAATAGCATAAGCCATTTGAACAGATCCACCACCAAGATCAACGACTCCAACTGTGTTTGAGTATTCCTTTCCTAAATTCCCAAGCAGATAGTTTATGGTGACCTATGAAACAAAAAATTATGACGTAGATTTATACTGCGAACTGATTATgctttagataaggttcaaaaAATAGTGGAACAAGAACAGGCTTTTCATCTAATGCTAAAGTAAGATGAGGAATAGAAATGAAAGTTATATAATTGTGGTGGTCACTCGCATAACCCAATCATCCTATTCAAATAGTTTTGAGAACAACGAATCTTTTGGAAAAATGAATATTCATACATGCCCCCAGGAAACTACTGGTAGTTGTTTTCATTAGAATCAGAAAGATGTGAGCAATCATTTAGTTAGTGCATATAAAAATATGAGGATGCACCCGATCTTATACTCTACGTTTTGTGAGGGTCACTTGCTATCTCTTAACTATTTAGTTACAACTCAAAATCACTATTGCTTCT from Papaver somniferum cultivar HN1 unplaced genomic scaffold, ASM357369v1 unplaced-scaffold_118, whole genome shotgun sequence includes these protein-coding regions:
- the LOC113330582 gene encoding probable apyrase 1, which translates into the protein MLKRTRQESFSDKIHKYRGVILIVSIPLLLITFVLFLMPHSSSDALITNRFVTPNHRGGSRSYAVIFDAGSSGSRVHVYCFDNDLNLVPIGKELELFVQKKPGLSAYASDPREAAESLQSLLEQAENSVPKELRSKTPVRVGATAGLRQLEGDASDRILQSVRDYLQEKSALKSQPDWVTVLDGTQEGAFQWVTINYLLGNLGKEYSNTVGVVDLGGGSVQMAYAISEKDAAKAPKLSDGEDTYVKELFLKGTKYYLYVHSYLRYGLLAARAEILKAAEGSGNPCILTGSRGSYKYGGAEFDASSTSSGSNMNKCRRAAYKALQVNESTCTHMKCTFGGIWNGGGGDGQKNLFVASFFFDRAAEAGFVNSNLPVAKVRPVDFEEAAKRACETKLEDAKTTYPRVEEGNLPYICMDLVYQFTLLVDGFGLDPWQDITLVKQVKYGNSLVEAAWPLGSAIEVASASK